One Bombina bombina isolate aBomBom1 chromosome 5, aBomBom1.pri, whole genome shotgun sequence DNA segment encodes these proteins:
- the LOC128661430 gene encoding uncharacterized protein LOC128661430 has protein sequence MSLEHVGARALLLEDVSEEKSWKRRIPDPLKDIGEGIDNFWKVIIEGKNCTVEIPAERFDTRHWFDQDYNKPGKISTTRAALIDGFNEFDNRLFGIHNSESKSMDPQQKLLLECTYRAFENAGIPTENISGSKTGVFIGIMNRDADSIFNNYAEGINHFYGSGTATSIAANRISYCFNLTGPSLVIDTACSSSLVALHYACQAIKQGDCEMAVCGGVSCIIEPRVFVALSKAKMISPGGISKPFSNNADGYGRGEGCGVVLIMPLKKAKEDLCKVWGVICASAVNQDGRSVTPITKPSQNQQEVLLQSIYRTIDPSAVQYVEAHGTGTTVGDPVEAASIGNMVGKKRSSELMPLKIGSVKGNIGHTESAAGIAGLIKVLLMMHHEVIPPSLHCTTESCIRKFDEYNLLIPVNPEKWEDSGKYGRMAGLNSFGFGGTNAHLVIKQHKNNYSQCVSKRQVDLFILSAFSCESLKLLIEDTKQKLNKMISLSLQNLVYTSACRRSHNNYKYRKAFLATSLTHLQQQLESANTDTAPTKERPPIIFVFCGNGVNYKGMCKMLLRYEPVFRNKCIEIDEILQVYTPLSILDLLESEYDDFSRPEIAQPMLFTIQVSLVALLRHWGVKPDTIIGHSVGEVAAAHCAGLLSLQDAAKVIYYRSMLQAKVTGGKMLVVSNIPVTDIARVIQPYSGKICIAAYNSPMSCTLSGDAKSIEQIYNQMTKTNSNGNLLLHMLDVPAAYHSHLMDQILKDTKIYLQNLAVQKIEADLLSTVTGKKASQGDFTTGEYWARNIREPVAFEQALKTSEKSNERALFIEIGPRRALQRYIIDVLGQHNVVLPVIHPSAEYETIFSLLRTLFTEGYNPDWNNIYEAYKSVPADIPQYQFDHKKQEINYEKVRQGNQSVTITAHSLLQGLNENMTEFTCCISKATTPYIYDHKNNGSVIVPGTFYVELGLAATIINMKPKVPLNSLEISIEFSSPCVVNQKSIDLKIKLEKKNYVTNFEILASHVFATGQVKKKNERLNELKKISLEHIFKRCKLVYTRDEIYDALSRFGFQYGSVYKQLSDIYYGVDLKEGITEMKLSEEIREEMHEYSIHPVVLDCFLQMIASLVKESKGSSVIFPSAIGSLTIIRPLQEKMFIYAKEVKKTENYLELCGCFTDENGFMLAEVKNARLTFVRELSHKTTNVFFENSWKRVLGPASMNKPNPEPKILVIADLSGIGQQLQKHISGLNFIFHNNWDSADTKMRTMNMLTSEYSDVLFMWGVQTVQEEFTFTLTQYLAKCCEVYQQVILAVREKNPKASIRTVTFRTTENTVDNINPGFVLVGMTRACVTEMTDMSFQLIDISSSNPDTVESLAKVIRYYNPSEFPEIRIHKGNIYESEIAYTTNDVEEFRKYAVSLKNTDIFTLYSKDPYKLEDLSAELNDCKILELPNKYVEVEIDQISIHTEDYFPVSLSSYQYGSTLYWNTLTNHKHKLLVLNFTATVTTVGKKVRTIKVGDHIASCYPIVASSRVALPDSVCHRIKNIPILKKLPCISHFILAWEILNQLPKAKNKPELVIVTSEANSIVCKVISKAAKERGWELVKSVDSCTNVKKCSAMIILPPSDVIYEDLSHLPMLKDLVIISDRKILHGFQNLTEICKGDIHFHILNLNAIFQKSYIEKCAKHIYKLIKLLHAELFQSVTNSLLTERIQSIPATDKSYFIEKCLPLIDLDKIKVSSIPISITQHTLFKQDAVYIVTGGLSGLGFETVKFIAQHGGVNIVTLSRTKPTLEMEQQIQIILAEKKNTKIILLQCNVTDYSDVKKIINYIANIFAKIPVKGVFHSAAVFHDGFLSQLNQSLFEKVLSPKVEGTFNLHQATLNMDLDYFVCYSSISSFLGNPGQANYAAANSFLDIFCQYRRNLGLSGQSISWGALNLGILLNRHDLQGLLQARGILILETQEVHEYLEKSLMINKPHQVIAKFDFKIINNKILTLKKRLYNIVTKEISNLNETDVRQSERPIIKPEDYIISLVSELTNASLNDITMDTLLTSLGIDSMLSMTIQNRIFQEKEINIPPVKLFDPSTTVSMLVSMISQNAGDTKEKMTSATLEVIRL, from the exons GAGACTGTGAGATGGCTGTATGTGGTGGAGTGAGCTGTATAATAGAGCCCCGTGTCTTTGTTGCTCTCAGCAAGGCTAAAATGATTTCTCCTGGAGGAATAAGCAAACCATTTTCCAACAATGCAGATGGCTATGGAAGAGGAGAAGGATGTGGTGTTGTTTTAATAATGCCTCTTAAAaag GCAAAAGAAGATTTGTGTAAAGTGTGGGGAGTTATATGTGCCAGTGCTGTAAATCAGGATGGAAGATCAGTTACTCCTATCACTAAACCTTCACAAAACCAACAGGAAGTCCTACTGCAGAGCATCTATAGGACCATAGATCCATCTGCTGTGCAGTATGTAGAAGCACATGGTACTGGAACAACAGTAGGAGATCCAGTTGAAGCTGCCAGcattggaaacatggttggaaaaAAACGCTCTAGTGAATTAATGCCTCTAAAGATTGGATCAGTTAAGGGGAATATCGGACACACAGAATCAGCAGCTGGAATTGCTGGTTTAATCAAAGTTCTTCTTATGATGCACCATGAAGTTATTCCTCCATCCTTGCATTGCACAACTGAATCATGCATCAGGAAATTCGATGAGTACAATCTATTAATTCCTGTAAACCCTGAAAAATGGGAGGACTCAGGAAAATATGGCAGGATGGCAGGATTAAATAGCTTTGGTTTTGGTGGAACAAATGCTCATCTTGTCATTAAGCAGCACAAAAACAATTATTCTCAATGTGTTTCAAAACGACAGGTTGATTTATTTATCCTATCTGCCTTTTCCTGTGAGTCACTTAAACTACTGATTGAGGACACAAAACAGAAATTAAACAAAATGATATCTCTATCACTTCAAAATCTGGTGTACACATCTGCTTGCAGAAGAAGTCATAATAACTATAAATACAGAAAAGCATTTTTAGCCACTTCGCTTACACATTTACAGCAACAACTCGAATCAGCCAACACTGATACAGCACCAACTAAAGAAAGACCTCCGATAATCTTTGTGTTTTGTGGCAATGGTGTTAATTACAAGGGGATGTGCAAGATGTTACTGAGATATGAACCAGTTTTTAGAAATAAATGTATTGAGATAGATGAAATTCTACAGGTTTATACACCTCTTTCCATTTTAGATTTACTAGAGAGTGAATATGATGATTTCTCAAGACCAGAGATTGCACAGCCAATGCTCTTTACCATTCAGGTCTCATTAGTGGCTCTGCTGAGGCACTGGGGAGTGAAGCCAGACACTATCATAGGACATTCAGTTGGGGAGGTTGCTGCAGCACACTGTGCAGGACTGCTTTCACTCCAGGATGCTGCTAAGGTCATTTATTACAGAAGCATGCTGCAAGCCAAAGTTACTGGAGGAAAAATGCTTGTAGTTAGCAATATACCCGTGACTGATATAGCAAGAGTTATTCAGCCTTATTCTGGAAAAATCTGCATTGCTGCTTACAACAGTCCTATGTCATGCACACTTTCTGGTGATGCAAAATCAATTGAACAAATATATAATCAAATGACCAAAACAAATAGCAATGGGAATTTATTACTGCATATGCTAGATGTCCCTGCTGCATATCACAGCCACCTGATGGATCAAATATTAAAGGACACAAAAATCTACTTACAAAATTTAGCCGTACAAAAGATTGAAGCAGATCTCCTTTCAACAGTAACTGGAAAAAAAGCTTCTCAAGGGGATTTTACAACTGGTGAATATTGGGCCAGAAATATCCGTGAACCTGTTGCTTTTGAACAAGCTTTAAAAACTTCAGAAAAATCTAATGAACGGGCCCTTTTTATTGAAATAGGACCCAGGAGAGCATTACAGAGATACATTATAGATGTTTTAGGACAGCATAATGTAGTCTTACCTGTTATACATCCAAGTGCAGAATATGAGACAATATTTAGCCTCCTTAGAACTCTTTTCACAGAAGGATACAATCCTGACTGGAATAATATCTATGAAGCCTACAAATCTGTTCCAGCTGATATTCCCCAATATCAGTTTGACCACAAAAAGCAAGAGATCAACTATGAGAAAGTTCGGCAAGGAAACCAAAGTGTAACAATCACAGCGCACTCACTGCTCCAAGGTTTAAATGAAAATATGACTGAATTCACATGTTGTATTTCAAAAGCAACAACTCCCTACATATATGATCACAAAAATAATGGATCTGTAATAGTTCCAGGTACTTTTTATGTAGAGCTTGGTTTAGCAGCTACAATAATCAACATGAAaccaaaagtgcctttaaattCCCTTGAAATCAGCATTGAATTTTCCAGTCCATGTGTTGTTAATCAAAAATCAATTGATCTGAAAATCAAGctagagaaaaaaaattatgttactaATTTTGAAATCTTGGCCTCACATGTTTTTGCTACAggtcaggtaaaaaaaaagaatgaaaggtTAAATGAATTAAAAAAGATATCTCTTGAGCACATCTTCAAAAGATGTAAGTTGGTTTACACAAGAGATGAAATTTATGATGCATTGTCAAGATTTGGATTTCAATATGGGAGTGTTTACAAACAGCTGTCTGATATTTATTACGGGGTAGATTTAAAGGAAGGAATTACTGAAATGAAACTGAGTGAAGAGATTAGGGAAGAAATGCATGAATACTCCATACATCCTGTTGTTTTAGACTGCTTTCTTCAGATGATTGCTTCCCTTGTTAAAGAAAGTAAAGGATCTTCAGTTATCTTTCCTTCTGCCATTGGCAGTCTAACAATAATCAGACCACTTcaagaaaaaatgtttatttatgcaaaaGAAGTAAAGAAGACTGAGAATTATTTAGAACTCTGTGGTTGTTTTACAGATGAAAACGGTTTCATGTTAGCAGAAGTAAAAAATGCAAGGCTGACATTTGTAAGGGAACTATCTCACAAAACAACAAATGTGTTTTTTGAAAACAGCTGGAAAAGGGTTTTAGGACCAGCCAGCATGAATAAACCAAATCCGGAGCCTAAAATCCTAGTTATTGCTGATCTATCTGGTATAGGACAACAATTACAAAAACACATTAGTggtttgaattttatttttcataacaaCTGGGATTCTGCTGATACAAAAATGAGGACAATGAATATGCTCACTAGTGAATATAGTGATGTGTTGTTCATGTGGGGAGTTCAAACTGTTCAGGAAGAATTTACATTCACCCTTACACAATATCTAGCAAAGTGTTGTGAGGTTTATCAGCAAGTGATCCTAGCTGTGAGAGAGAAAAATCCCAAAGCGTCAATAAGAACAGTCACCTTTCGAACAACTGAGAACACTGTGGACAACATTAACCCTGGATTTGTTTTGGTAGGCATGACTAGAGCTTGTGTAACTGAAATGACAGATATGTCATTCCAACTGATTGACATTAGCTCTTCAAACCCTGATACTGTAGAATCCCTGGCAAAGGTAATTCGCTATTATAACCCAAGTGAATTTCCAGAAATAAGGATACATAAAGGCAACATTTATGAAAGTGAAATTGCATACACTACAAATGATGTTGAAGAATTCAGGAAATATGCAGTGTCTTTAAAAAATACTGACATTTTCACTTTGTATAGTAAAGATCCATACAAATTAGAAGACCTTTCTGCAGAGTTAAATGATTGCAAAATTCTGGAGCTCCCAAACAAATATGTTGAGGTAGAAATTGATCAGATATCCATCCACACTGAAGACTACTTTCCTGTTAGTCTCTCCAGTTACCAATATGGAAGCACCTTGTACTGGAACACTTTGACTAATCACAAACACAAGCTCCTAGTTCTGAACTTCACTGCTACTGTAACAACAGTTGGTAAGAAAGTCAGAACAATTAAAGTGGGTGATCATATTGCTTCATGTTATCCAATTGTTGCATCATCCAGAGTGGCTCTTCCTGATAGTGTCTGCCATCGTATCAAGAACATTCCAATCTTAAAGAAGCTGCCATGTATATCCCATTTCATTTTAGCATGGGAAATTTTAAATCAACTAccaaaggcaaaaaataaacctgaaCTGGTGATTGTAACTTCGGAAGCAAATTCAATTGTATGCAAAGTTATAAGCAAGGCTGCTAAGGAAAGAGGATGGGAGTTAGTAAAATCAGTAGATAGTTGTACAAATGTCAAGAAGTGCAGTGCAATGATTATTCTCCCTCCATCAGATGTCATTTACGAAGACTTGTCTCATTTGCCCATGCTTAAAGACTTGGTAATAATAAGTGACAGAAAAATTCTGCATGGTTTTCAGAATCTTACAGAAATTTGCAAAGGGGATATTCACTTTCATATTCTCAATCTCAATGCCATTTTCCAGAAATCATACATTGAAAAGTgtgcaaaacatatatataaattgatcaAATTATTGCATGCAGAGCTGTTTCAAAGTGTTACTAACTCTCTGCTCACAGAAAGGATTCAGTCCATACCAGCCACAGACAAGAGCTATTTCATAGAGAAATGCTTACCCCTCATTGATCTGGACAAAATTAAGGTATCAAGTATTCCAATCTCTATCACTCAACACACACTTTTTAAGCAAGATGCTGTTTACATTGTGACAGGTGGTCTGAGTGGTCTAGGATTTGAAACAGTAAAGTTTATTGCACAACATGGTGGCGTAAACATTGTCACTCTGTCcagaacaaaaccaactcttgaaATGGAACAACAAATACAAATCATCTTAGCTGAAAAGAAGAACACAAAAATAATCTTGCTGCAGTGCAATGTAACTGACTATTCAGATGtgaagaaaataataaattatattgcaaatatatttgcaaAGATTCCAGTTAAAGGGGTTTTCCACAGTGCTGCAGTTTTCCATGATGGATTTCTTTCTCAGCTTAATCAGTCGCTATTTGAGAAAGTGCTTAGCCCAAAAGTTGAGGGGACATTCAATCTTCACCAGGCTACACTCAACATGGACCTTGATTATTTTGTATGTTACTCATCAATTTCCTCATTTTTGGGAAACCCAGGGCAAGCAAATTATGCAGCTGCCAACTCATTTCTGGACATATTCTGCCAATACAGAAGAAACTTAGGGCTTTCAGGGCAGTCTATCAGTTGGGGTGCTCTCAATTTAGGAATATTGCTCAATCGACATGATCTTCAAGGGTTGCTGCAAGCAAGAGGAATACTCATATTGGAAACACAAGAGGTGCATGAATATTTGGAAAAAAGCTTAATGATAAATAAACCCCATCAAGTAATTGCCAAGTTTGATTTTAAAATCATTAACAATAAGATTTTAACATTGAAAAAGCGTCTCTACAACATTGTAACTAAAGAAATTAGCAACCTGAATGAAACAGATGTAAGACAAAGTGAGAGACCTATCATTAAACCAGAAGATTATATTATCTCATTAGTAAGTGAACTCACAAATGCCAGCTTGAATGACATCACAATGGATACTTTGCTAACATCATTAGGAATTGATTCCATGCTCAGCATGACGATACAGAATCGTATCtttcaagaaaaagaaataaacatacctCCTGTTAAACTGTTTGATCCTAGCACAACTGTGTCAATGCTAGTGTCTATGATTAGTCAAAATGCAGGTGACACAAAAGAAAAGATGACTAGTGCCACTTTGGAAGTCATTAGGCTATAG